One genomic window of Gossypium hirsutum isolate 1008001.06 chromosome D11, Gossypium_hirsutum_v2.1, whole genome shotgun sequence includes the following:
- the LOC107912049 gene encoding putative F-box protein At1g67623 isoform X1: MLGSSKPSTPLPPFLFSLSIRKIRTRNQIKSFQEGYSKLMEKENEGNKISSFQGFLKLTKRVRKSKTNSFTTSIFSLPNELLITEVLARVAATSVCDFFNLILSSKAFHQTANDNYILGHVSLDKVPVIPWRLPKQAFFLEKCKETGHPEALYREGVVQYFSFAKEGEGLNCLNSAAKVGHVGAAYVLGVILLCIEEGGKGRRLLNYVKSKKGIGESRKKFKDVINRLWLNNFLEPKPNACPMQAQHRRKQRWPSDDDDDNDVSCEACGCHLQVIFVCNLLRGS, encoded by the exons ATGCTCGGTTCCTCAAAACCTTCAACACCTCTTCCtccctttctcttttccctttcaATCCGTAAAATTAGAACAAGGAACCAAATCAAAAGTTTTCAGGAAGGTTATTCTAAGTtgatggaaaaagaaaatgaaggcaataaaatatcatcatttcagGGTTTCCTTAAACTAACCAAAAGAGTTAGAAAAAGCAAAACAAATTCATTTACAACGTCCATCTTCTCACTTCCAAATGAGCTACTCATCACAGAGGTTTTAGCTCGGGTGGCTGCCACTTCTGTCTGTGATTTCTTCAATCTCATCTTaag CAGCAAGGCTTTTCATCAAACGGCTAATGATAACTACATACTTGGACATGTATCCCTTGACAAGGTTCCTGTTATTCCATGGCGTTTACCTAAACAAGCTTTCTTCTTGGAAAAATGCAAAGAGACTGGACATCCAGAAGCTTTATACAGGGAAGGAGTG GTCCAATACTTCAGCTTTGCAAAGGAGGGAGAGGGACTAAACTGTCTAAACAGTGCAGCAAAAGTAGGGCATGTGGGAGCTGCTTATGTGCTGGGAGTTATCCTACTTTGCATAGAGGAAGGAGGAAAGGGTAGACGACTTCTAAATTACGTAAAATCAAAAAAAGGAATCGGAGAAAGTCGAAAGAAATTTAAGGATGTAATTAATAGACTTTGGCTCAACAATTTCTTGGAACCCAAGCCTAATGCTTGTCCAATGCAAGCACAGCACAGAAGAAAACAAAGGTGGCCTAGCGACGATGACGATGACAATGATGTGAGTTGTGAAGCTTGTGGGTGCCACTTGCAAGTAATTTTCGTTTGTAATCTTCTACGTGGGAGTTAA
- the LOC107912051 gene encoding uncharacterized protein isoform X1, giving the protein MMFGGGGKGMGGGARGANMLRAVVGRTAVSGTGNPTSSLQETLPSSTSSASRRHSNNNSNGYLSVSASSSLGSYSNNSGVPISANSGLPSNWFVSPASSATPCFDDFEWVSVDAIEEDNKQQPHDFDFVLGPVPSIAEVQNAISALQRVSGVSSCPPLTRDRFFHNAGREIAYPSPSSGSMHRVHSVGSELDWMEPSMQLYNTRAFQPYVSNSVYDAFHLLQTDPAIQKMVLSLSSDEAVWNAVLNNEVVRELRETYYAAEDSSPMSFDESSVEDSDQSDKTTNIVDWIFYNTKEKVLDLFEKLTKLVNELFKLPVDNDTRTPGTPDPFDQRLRTSFLLSVVVLLIVVASRAKIT; this is encoded by the exons ATGATGTTTGGTGGAGGAGGTAAAGGCATGGGAGGTGGTGCAAGAGGAGCCAACATGTTGAGAGCAGTAGTTGGAAGAACAGCAGTTTCCGGGACTGGTAACCCTACTTCAAGTTTGCAAGAAACACTGCCTTCATCTACATCTTCTGCTTCTCGGAGgcatagtaataataatagtaatggtTATCTTTCTGTTTCTGCGAGTTCTTCTTTGGGTTCTTATAGCAATAACAGTGGTGTGCCCATTAGTGCTAATTCTGGGTTGCCGAGTAACTGGTTTGTGTCGCCTGCTTCCTCTGCTACTCCTTGCTTTGATGACTTTGAATGGGTGTCTGTGGACGCCATTGAAGAGGATAATAAGCAGCAGCCacatgattttgattttgttttaggaCCTGTTCCTTCTATTGCTGAAGTCCAAAATGCGATCTCTGCTCTTCAAAG GGTTTCCGGAGTAAGCTCGTGTCCGCCGCTTACCAGGGATAGGTTCTTTCATAATGCTGGCAGGGAAATAGCTTATCCGAGCCCAAGTAGTGGCTCGATGCACAGGGTTCATTCTGTTGGGTCTGAGTTGGATTGGATGGAGCCTTCTATGCAACTTTATAACACACGAGCATTTCAACCTTATGTGTCAAACAGCGTTTACGATGCTTTCCATTTGTTGCAGACAGATCCAGCGATTCAG AAAATGGTACTTTCATTATCTTCCGATGAAGCTGTTTGGAATGCTGTTTTGAACAATGAGGTGGTGAGGGAGCTGAGAGAGACATATTATGCAG CTGAAGACAGTAGTCCAATGAGTTTTGATGAGAGTTCAGTTGAGGATTCCGATCAATCAGACAAGACAACGAATATAGTGGACTGGATTTTttacaacactaaagaaaaggtcCTGGATTTATTCGAGAAACTAACAAAGCTCGTCAACGAGTTGTTTAAGCTGCCTGTGGATAACGATACGAGAACACCAGGAACTCCAGACCCATTTGATCAAAGGCTAAGGACCTCATTCTTGCTATCTGTTGTAGTCTTGTTGATTGTGGTTGCGAGTCGAGCTAAAATTACTTGA
- the LOC107937478 gene encoding gibberellin 20-oxidase-like protein, which produces MPEPKACVELPVFDVSQPLSPSSLSSLYLACTQWGFFRITNHGVPKHLFTNLYSLSNHIFSLPIGSKLKVGPASSLKTYTPPFIASPFYESLLVSGPDFFSSAQSSVDVLFDHPKSDFSEVLDEYGNMMTKLSKEIVKAVLKSLVGEDLGKRFEESEFRNCHGYLRIGNYSPLNIMKEEEEEDQQEDEIEGLGMHTDMSCFTIVYQHEIGGLQVRSKEGKWMDISPSEDTLVVNVGDLMHAWSNGKLRSSEHRVVLKRNVDRFSLAFFLCFENEKVIFAPNEVVGDHSRIYKPFVCADYLKFRLISEKGKFEKVGFTVKDFAGNCDTL; this is translated from the exons ATGCCTGAACCCAAGGCTTGCGTAGAGCTTCCTGTATTTGACGTCTCCCAGCCCTTGAGTCCATCCTCCCTTTCCTCCCTCTATCTAGCCTGTACTCAATGGGGATTCTTCCGCATAACCAATCATGGAGTCCCCAAACATCTTTTCACCAATCTCTATTCCCTCTCAAATCATATCTTCAGTCTCCCCATTGGCTCCAAACTCAAGGTCGGTCCAGCTTCCTCCTTAAAAACCTACACCCCTCCTTTCATCGCTTCCCCTTTCTACGAGAGTCTTCTTGTGTCCGGACCCGACTTCTTTTCTTCTGCACAAAGTTCAGTGGATGTTCTTTTCGACCACCCAAAGTCCGACTTCAG TGAGGTATTGGATGAATATGGGAACATGATGACTAAGCTATCAAAGGAGATAGTAAAAGCTGTACTGAAAAGCTTGGTGGGAGAAGATTTGGGGAAGAGATTTGAAGAGTCTGAATTCAGAAATTGTCATGGTTATTTGAGAATAGGCAATTACAGTCCTCTCAATATcatgaaagaagaagaagaagaagatcaacAAGAAGATGAAATTGAAGGGCTAGGCATGCACACAGACATGAGCTGCTTCACAATCGTTTATCAACATGAAATTGGGGGACTTCAAGTGAGATCAAAGGAAGGGAAATGGATGGACATAAGCCCTTCTGAAGACACACTTGTCGTCAACGTTGGGGACCTAATGCATGCATGGAGCAATGGCAAGTTAAGGTCCTCAGAACATAGAGTTGTTTTGAAAAGAAATGTTGATCGGTTCTCTTTGGCTTTCTTTTTGTGCTTTGAAAATGAAAAGGTAATATTTGCCCCTAATGAAGTCGTTGGAGATCATTCAAGGATCTATAAGCCATTTGTTTGTGCAGATTATTTGAAATTTAGGTTAATCAGTGAAAAGGGCAAGTTTGAGAAGGTTGGATTTACTGTCAAAGACTTTGCAGGAAACTGTGACACTTTGTAA
- the LOC107912049 gene encoding putative F-box protein At1g67623 isoform X2 — protein sequence MLGSSKPSTPLPPFLFSLSIRKIRTRNQIKSFQEGYSKLMEKENEGNKISSFQGFLKLTKRVRKSKTNSFTTSIFSLPNELLITEVLARVAATSVCDFFNLILSKAFHQTANDNYILGHVSLDKVPVIPWRLPKQAFFLEKCKETGHPEALYREGVVQYFSFAKEGEGLNCLNSAAKVGHVGAAYVLGVILLCIEEGGKGRRLLNYVKSKKGIGESRKKFKDVINRLWLNNFLEPKPNACPMQAQHRRKQRWPSDDDDDNDVSCEACGCHLQVIFVCNLLRGS from the exons ATGCTCGGTTCCTCAAAACCTTCAACACCTCTTCCtccctttctcttttccctttcaATCCGTAAAATTAGAACAAGGAACCAAATCAAAAGTTTTCAGGAAGGTTATTCTAAGTtgatggaaaaagaaaatgaaggcaataaaatatcatcatttcagGGTTTCCTTAAACTAACCAAAAGAGTTAGAAAAAGCAAAACAAATTCATTTACAACGTCCATCTTCTCACTTCCAAATGAGCTACTCATCACAGAGGTTTTAGCTCGGGTGGCTGCCACTTCTGTCTGTGATTTCTTCAATCTCATCTTaag CAAGGCTTTTCATCAAACGGCTAATGATAACTACATACTTGGACATGTATCCCTTGACAAGGTTCCTGTTATTCCATGGCGTTTACCTAAACAAGCTTTCTTCTTGGAAAAATGCAAAGAGACTGGACATCCAGAAGCTTTATACAGGGAAGGAGTG GTCCAATACTTCAGCTTTGCAAAGGAGGGAGAGGGACTAAACTGTCTAAACAGTGCAGCAAAAGTAGGGCATGTGGGAGCTGCTTATGTGCTGGGAGTTATCCTACTTTGCATAGAGGAAGGAGGAAAGGGTAGACGACTTCTAAATTACGTAAAATCAAAAAAAGGAATCGGAGAAAGTCGAAAGAAATTTAAGGATGTAATTAATAGACTTTGGCTCAACAATTTCTTGGAACCCAAGCCTAATGCTTGTCCAATGCAAGCACAGCACAGAAGAAAACAAAGGTGGCCTAGCGACGATGACGATGACAATGATGTGAGTTGTGAAGCTTGTGGGTGCCACTTGCAAGTAATTTTCGTTTGTAATCTTCTACGTGGGAGTTAA
- the LOC107937456 gene encoding 60S ribosomal protein L15 yields the protein MGAYKYVSELWRKKQSDVMRFLQRVRCWEYRQHPSIVRVNHPTRPDKARRLGYKAKQGYVVYRVRVRRGGRKRPVPKGIVYGKPTNQGVTQLKFQRSKRSVAEERAGRKLGGLRVVNSYWINEDSTYKYFEVILVDTAHNAIRNDPRINWICNPVHKRRELRGLTSAGKKYRGLRGKGHLHHKSRPSRRANWKRNNTLSLRRYR from the exons ATGG GAGCTTACAAGTACGTGTCAGAGCTATGGAGGAAGAAGCAATCCGATGTTATGAGGTTCTTGCAGAGAGTGAGGTGTTGGGAGTACCGCCAACACCCGTCCATTGTGCGAGTTAACCACCCAACTCGTCCTGACAAGGCTCGTCGCTTGGGATACAAAGCCAAGCAG GGTTATGTTGTCTATCGTGTCCGTGTGAGACGGGGTGGAAGGAAGAGACCAGTACCTAAGGGTATTGTGTATGGGAAACCCACAAACCAGGGTGTCACTCAGCTGAAATTTCAGCGCAGCAAGCGATCAGTTGCAGAGGAGCGAGCTGGTCGAAAGCTTGGAGGCCTTAGGGTCGTAAACTCATATTGGATCAACGAG GATTCAACATACAAATACTTCGAGGTCATCTTGGTTGATACTGCCCACAATGCTATCCGCAATGACCCACGAATCAACTGGATCTGTAATCCAGTGCACAAGCGCAGGGAACTCCGTGGACTCACCTCTGCTGGAAAGAAATACAGGGGTCTTCGTGGCAAGGGACACTTGCACCACAAGTCTCGACCTTCAAGAAGGGCAAACTGGAAGAGGAACAACACTCTCTCTCTTCGCCGCTACCGTTAA
- the LOC107910906 gene encoding pentatricopeptide repeat-containing protein At3g48250, chloroplastic yields the protein MNRSKAILSSLRLANSILSTRLTSTPSFSSQVTRFSSQLSFQSHSSLLTNIHQSLSFSTKPNSLLQLILTNDWSGELETCLHEFKSALTHETVIYVLKKLDKDSKKASSFFNWVRQENGFKPNSSVYSFMLRIFANKATMKEFWITLREMKDLGFYLDEETYYTIHSSFRNNKMPSDVVALTHFYKRMVEENAKDSIARKVADVIAGDEWSNETEKILDGMGTDLSDNLVIRVLKELRTYPRKGLQFFHWASKGSNYKHNTITYNALIRILARRDSIAEFWGVVDEMKGEGFGMDIDTYIKVSRNFQKFKMLEDAVKLYEIMMDGPYKPSAQACSLLLRSISRADGQDLSLVFRVVNKYEAAGYSLSKAIYDGIHRSLTKVGKFDEAEKIMKTMKNAGCEPDNITYSQLVFGLCKARRLEEACKVLDEMKANGCCPDIKTWTILIQGHCDANQIDDALMCFAKMVKTCEADADLLDVLINGFISQNRVDGAYKLLVEMVNVVHLRPWQATFKLLIEKLLGKRKLEESVNLLKLMKKLNYPPYLEPFVQYISKQGTVEDAMEFLKALSVKEYPSIGAYLHTLESFLEEGRHTEAQDLLYKLPHHIRNHPKTSQLFGTKSTA from the exons ATGAATCGGTCCAAGGCAATCCTCTCCTCACTCAGGTTAGCCAACTCGATTCTTTCCACTCGACTCACCTCAACTCCTTCCTTCTCGTCTCAGGTGACTCGCTTCTCTTCACAGCTCTCGTTTCAATCACACTCTTCTCTTTTAACCAACATCCATCAAAGCCTTTCCTTCTCTACAAAACCCAACTCGTTGCTTCAACTCATTCTGACCAACGATTGGTCTGGCGAGTTAGAGACCTGCTTACACGAGTTTAAATCTGCATTGACTCATGAAACTGTCATCTATGTTCTTAAGAAACTCGATAAAGACTCCAAAAAGGCATCGAGTTTCTTCAATTGGGTGCGTCAAGAAAATGGGTTTAAACCCAATTCTTCTGTCTATAGCTTTATGCTTAGGATTTTTGCTAATAAAGCCACAATGAAAGAGTTCTGGATAACTTTAAGGGAAATGAAGGACCTGGGTTTTTATCTTGACGAAGAAACTTATTATACAATCCATTCTTCTTTTAGAAACAATAAGATGCCTAGTGATGTTGTGGCCTTAACCCATTTTTATAAAAGGATGGTTGAAGAGAATGCTAAGGATAGTATTGCTCGTAAGGTAGCTGATGTTATTGCTGGGGATGAATGGAGCAATGAGACTGagaaaatattagatg GTATGGGAACTGATTTGTCTGATAATTTAGTGATAAGGGTGTTGAAGGAACTTAGAACTTACCCTAGGAAAGGTTTACAGTTTTTTCATTGGGCCAGTAAGGGTTCGAATTATAAGCATAATACAATTACTTACAATGCTCTTATACGGATTCTTGCTAGGCGTGATTCTATTGCTGAGTTTTGGGGTGTTGTTGATGAGATGAAAGGTGAAGGATTTGGGATGGATATCGATACGTATATAAAAGTTTCGAGGAACTTTCAGAAGTTTAAGATGTTGGAGGATGCTGTGAAACTTTATGAAATCATGATGGATGGTCCATATAAGCCTTCAGCACAAGCTTGCAGCTTACTCTTACGGAGCATTTCCAGGGCTGATGGACAAGATTTGAGTTTGGTGTTCAGGGTAGTGAATAAATACGAGGCTGCTGGATATTCACTGTCCAAGGCTATTTATGACGGGATTCATCGTTCTTTAACCAAGGTGGGTAAGTTTGATGAAGCGGAGAAGATCATGAAAACAATGAAAAATGCTGGGTGCGAACCTGATAACATTACGTACAGCCAACTGGTGTTTGGACTTTGTAAAGCAAGAAGACTCGAAGAAGCCTGCAAAGTGTTGGATGAAATGAAAGCAAATGGATGCTGTCCGGATATCAAGACATGGACTATTTTGATTCAAGGCCATTGTGATGCTAATCAGATCGATGATGCATTGATGTGTTTTGCAAAGATGGTAAAAACCTGCGAAGCCGATGCTGACTTGTTGGATGTCTTAATAAACGGTTTCATCAGTCAGAATAGAGTAGATGGTGCATACAAATTGCTGGTGGAGATGGTAAATGTAGTTCACTTAAGACCTTGGCAAGCAACATTTAAACTTCTTATAGAGAAGCTTCTGGGGAAAAGAAAACTCGAAGAATCGGTGAACCTTCTTAAGTTGATGAAGAAACTAAACTACCCACCTTACCTTGAACCTTTCGTTCAATATATTTCAAAGCAGGGGACTGTGGAGGACGCTATGGAGTTCTTGAAAGCATTGAGTGTGAAGGAATATCCAAGCATTGGAGCTTACCTTCATACTCTTGAATCATTTTTGGAGGAAGGTAGACATACTGAGGCACAAGATCTGCTATATAAATTACCTCATCATATTCGCAATCATCCTAAAACATCTCAACTCTTTGGTACCAAATCTACTGCTTGA
- the LOC107912051 gene encoding uncharacterized protein isoform X2: MMFGGGGKGMGGGARGANMLRAVVGRTAVSGTGNPTSSLQETLPSSTSSASRRHSNNNSNGYLSVSASSSLGSYSNNSGVPISANSGLPSNWFVSPASSATPCFDDFEWVSVDAIEEDNKQQPHDFDFVLGPVPSIAEVQNAISALQREIAYPSPSSGSMHRVHSVGSELDWMEPSMQLYNTRAFQPYVSNSVYDAFHLLQTDPAIQKMVLSLSSDEAVWNAVLNNEVVRELRETYYAAEDSSPMSFDESSVEDSDQSDKTTNIVDWIFYNTKEKVLDLFEKLTKLVNELFKLPVDNDTRTPGTPDPFDQRLRTSFLLSVVVLLIVVASRAKIT, from the exons ATGATGTTTGGTGGAGGAGGTAAAGGCATGGGAGGTGGTGCAAGAGGAGCCAACATGTTGAGAGCAGTAGTTGGAAGAACAGCAGTTTCCGGGACTGGTAACCCTACTTCAAGTTTGCAAGAAACACTGCCTTCATCTACATCTTCTGCTTCTCGGAGgcatagtaataataatagtaatggtTATCTTTCTGTTTCTGCGAGTTCTTCTTTGGGTTCTTATAGCAATAACAGTGGTGTGCCCATTAGTGCTAATTCTGGGTTGCCGAGTAACTGGTTTGTGTCGCCTGCTTCCTCTGCTACTCCTTGCTTTGATGACTTTGAATGGGTGTCTGTGGACGCCATTGAAGAGGATAATAAGCAGCAGCCacatgattttgattttgttttaggaCCTGTTCCTTCTATTGCTGAAGTCCAAAATGCGATCTCTGCTCTTCAAAG GGAAATAGCTTATCCGAGCCCAAGTAGTGGCTCGATGCACAGGGTTCATTCTGTTGGGTCTGAGTTGGATTGGATGGAGCCTTCTATGCAACTTTATAACACACGAGCATTTCAACCTTATGTGTCAAACAGCGTTTACGATGCTTTCCATTTGTTGCAGACAGATCCAGCGATTCAG AAAATGGTACTTTCATTATCTTCCGATGAAGCTGTTTGGAATGCTGTTTTGAACAATGAGGTGGTGAGGGAGCTGAGAGAGACATATTATGCAG CTGAAGACAGTAGTCCAATGAGTTTTGATGAGAGTTCAGTTGAGGATTCCGATCAATCAGACAAGACAACGAATATAGTGGACTGGATTTTttacaacactaaagaaaaggtcCTGGATTTATTCGAGAAACTAACAAAGCTCGTCAACGAGTTGTTTAAGCTGCCTGTGGATAACGATACGAGAACACCAGGAACTCCAGACCCATTTGATCAAAGGCTAAGGACCTCATTCTTGCTATCTGTTGTAGTCTTGTTGATTGTGGTTGCGAGTCGAGCTAAAATTACTTGA